A single window of Acidiferrobacterales bacterium DNA harbors:
- a CDS encoding betaine/proline/choline family ABC transporter ATP-binding protein (Members of the family are the ATP-binding subunit of ABC transporters for substrates such as betaine, L-proline or other amino acids, choline, carnitine, etc. The substrate specificity is best determined from the substrate-binding subunit, rather than this subunit, as it interacts with the permease subunit and not with substrate directly.) → MPESDAILTCQNVWKLFGKDAERFLSVESNIDDAALSSAGLIGAVRDANIEVAEGEIFVIMGLSGSGKSTLLRCLSRLIEPTSGVIEFEGENLLDRTENQMIEIRRHKMGMVFQHFALMPHLTVLGNVAFPLEVQGVDKKNREERAHEVIKLVGLKGRESYYPRELSGGQQQRVGIARSLSVEPKIWFLDEPFSALDPLIRREMQDEFLKIQSVLNKTIVFITHDFNEAIRLADRIAIMKSGLIIQVGTPEELVLHPADSYVEEFTNDLTRSKVFSARTVMKDKPPNTVTGGSVLQTTKVDELAEELINSERPYDVVDSEGEILGMITREDVINVLVNKST, encoded by the coding sequence ATGCCCGAGTCTGATGCCATCCTGACCTGCCAGAATGTCTGGAAGCTGTTCGGCAAGGACGCGGAGCGCTTTCTGTCCGTTGAATCCAACATCGATGACGCTGCGCTGTCATCGGCCGGATTGATCGGTGCCGTACGCGATGCGAATATTGAAGTCGCCGAAGGCGAGATATTTGTCATCATGGGATTGTCAGGTTCTGGAAAATCGACATTGCTCCGATGTCTCTCGCGCCTGATTGAGCCCACGTCAGGTGTGATCGAGTTTGAAGGTGAGAATCTTCTCGATCGGACCGAGAATCAGATGATTGAGATACGACGACACAAAATGGGCATGGTATTCCAGCATTTTGCCCTGATGCCGCATCTGACAGTTCTCGGTAATGTTGCCTTTCCTTTGGAAGTACAAGGGGTCGACAAGAAAAACAGAGAAGAGCGCGCACACGAGGTGATCAAACTGGTGGGTCTGAAAGGTCGGGAATCGTACTATCCCAGAGAGTTGTCAGGCGGTCAGCAGCAGCGCGTCGGCATTGCCCGATCCCTTTCAGTTGAACCCAAGATATGGTTTCTGGATGAACCGTTTTCTGCGTTGGACCCCTTGATCCGACGGGAAATGCAAGATGAGTTTCTCAAGATCCAGTCAGTGCTCAACAAGACCATTGTGTTTATCACACACGATTTTAACGAAGCGATTCGACTTGCTGATCGGATCGCCATTATGAAAAGCGGTCTGATCATCCAGGTCGGAACACCCGAGGAACTGGTATTGCATCCGGCCGACAGCTATGTCGAAGAATTTACCAACGATCTCACACGTTCGAAAGTTTTTTCTGCGCGAACTGTAATGAAGGACAAGCCTCCGAATACAGTGACGGGAGGGAGCGTTCTGCAGACCACCAAGGTCGATGAGCTGGCCGAAGAGCTGATCAACTCAGAACGACCGTATGATGTCGTCGACAGTGAGGGTGAGATCCTGGGAATGATCACACGTGAGGATGTGATCAACGTCCTCGTCAACAAGTCTACCTAG
- a CDS encoding PD-(D/E)XK nuclease domain-containing protein has product MSIDAQESTSRGHSDLVLAIDRQIFIFECKMLSEGDDGNQRVSEAIAQIKSRGYADKYRDGVNSIYFIGAVFDGKTRNLSKLEIVPD; this is encoded by the coding sequence TTGAGTATTGATGCTCAAGAATCAACCAGCCGCGGCCATTCGGACTTGGTTTTGGCGATTGACAGGCAGATTTTCATATTTGAGTGCAAAATGCTCAGTGAAGGCGATGATGGGAATCAAAGGGTTTCAGAAGCCATTGCGCAGATCAAAAGTCGCGGTTATGCAGACAAGTATCGTGATGGAGTCAATTCAATTTACTTCATCGGTGCGGTATTTGACGGTAAGACAAGAAACCTCTCAAAGCTGGAAATCGTTCCTGATTGA
- a CDS encoding pyridoxal phosphate-dependent aminotransferase, whose product MSTNALSDRVNSIKPSATIAVSTLARELRAAGRDVIGLGAGEPDFDTPENVKQAAFEAITNGLTKYTPADGTAELKQAVVDKFERENQLTYSPANIIVSTGAKQSIINVMTALLNEGDEVIIVAPYWVSYTDMTVLSGGKAVVIDADIEQDFKLQPEQLREAISDRTKLLMLNSPSNPTGVAYSRQELEQLAQVLLEYPQVHILTDDIYEHIQWSGSPFCNIVNACPELFERTIVVNGVSKAYAMTGWRIGFAASNETLTAAMRKIQSQTTSNPNSIAQAAAVEALNGPQDAITVMVEQFKKRHDFIVAALNEIDGIKCLAGDGAFYAFPDCRELIERLEGVDSDVALSQHILNEAEVAVVPGSAFGGPGYIRLSFATSMDNLEQAMQRMQRIF is encoded by the coding sequence ATGAGTACAAACGCCCTGTCCGACCGAGTCAATTCCATTAAACCTTCAGCTACAATCGCTGTATCTACCCTCGCCCGGGAACTGCGGGCAGCAGGACGGGATGTAATTGGACTTGGTGCCGGAGAACCTGACTTCGATACACCGGAGAATGTCAAACAGGCAGCGTTTGAAGCGATTACCAATGGCCTCACAAAGTATACACCAGCCGATGGAACTGCCGAGCTGAAGCAAGCCGTTGTTGACAAGTTCGAACGCGAGAACCAATTGACATACAGTCCTGCGAATATTATTGTTTCCACCGGTGCCAAGCAAAGTATTATCAACGTAATGACAGCACTTCTTAATGAGGGAGATGAAGTCATTATCGTTGCACCCTACTGGGTATCCTATACCGATATGACTGTTCTTTCAGGCGGCAAGGCGGTGGTGATTGATGCTGACATCGAGCAGGATTTCAAGCTGCAGCCTGAACAGTTGCGGGAAGCAATTTCAGATCGGACCAAATTGTTGATGCTGAACAGCCCGAGCAATCCGACCGGAGTTGCCTATAGCCGGCAAGAACTGGAACAGCTGGCGCAGGTTTTGCTGGAATACCCGCAGGTTCACATCCTGACAGACGACATTTATGAACACATCCAGTGGAGCGGCAGCCCGTTTTGCAATATTGTCAATGCATGTCCTGAACTCTTTGAGCGAACCATTGTGGTGAACGGAGTATCCAAGGCCTATGCGATGACAGGATGGCGAATCGGATTTGCCGCGTCCAATGAGACATTGACTGCAGCGATGCGCAAGATTCAGTCGCAAACCACCTCGAATCCAAATTCGATTGCGCAAGCCGCAGCCGTGGAGGCGCTCAATGGACCACAGGACGCAATCACGGTCATGGTTGAGCAATTCAAGAAAAGACACGATTTCATTGTCGCCGCCTTGAACGAAATCGATGGCATCAAATGTCTTGCCGGGGACGGTGCGTTTTACGCATTTCCCGATTGCCGGGAACTGATTGAAAGATTGGAAGGTGTGGATTCTGATGTGGCCTTGTCTCAGCATATTCTGAACGAGGCTGAGGTGGCGGTCGTTCCAGGAAGTGCTTTTGGAGGGCCCGGTTACATCAGACTTTCATTTGCGACAAGTATGGATAATCTTGAACAGGCGATGCAGCGAATGCAGCGTATTTTCTGA
- a CDS encoding mannitol dehydrogenase family protein → MILLSQAALGDLPVSVRCPHYSRTALRPGIVHIGLGNFQRAHQAWYLQQLLNMGLNHDWAIVGAGVRPYDAEQREKFLKQDFLSTLIELSPNGKKAEVIGSMIDYIPVEDGHSALIRGMATESTRIVTLTVTEGGYYVDPSTGDFDLSHPDIQHDIVNANHPTTAFGAIVAALKRRRDRGFGPFTCQSCDNLQGNGKILRRNVVTLARETDLELADWIEINCTFPCSMVDCIVPATGPAELALSQKFGICDLVPVTHENFRQWVVEDEFCAGRPDWNEVGVTFTDSVQDYEAMKIRMLNAGHQIVANPGELLSIDTIAECMTHPLIFAMFQKVQREEVIPHVKPVPDVTPEQYLQLIVQRLSNSALGDTTRRVCFNGSSLHAGFILPTVRKGLYSGTPTNGLALVEAMWARMCEGTREDGSTIEPNDPLSSELQGVAQMAREHPKAWLEQRGIYGDIADATEFVKNFETWLDRIWAVGCESVLKEYTAT, encoded by the coding sequence GTGATTCTTCTTTCGCAAGCGGCACTGGGTGATCTGCCTGTTTCGGTCAGGTGTCCACATTACTCCAGAACTGCCCTGCGACCCGGCATTGTCCACATCGGTCTCGGCAATTTCCAACGGGCACATCAAGCCTGGTATCTGCAACAGCTGCTCAATATGGGATTGAACCATGATTGGGCGATCGTTGGAGCCGGCGTCCGCCCGTACGATGCAGAGCAACGAGAGAAATTCCTTAAGCAGGACTTTCTGTCAACATTGATTGAACTGTCACCCAACGGAAAAAAGGCAGAAGTCATTGGATCAATGATCGACTACATTCCAGTTGAAGACGGACATTCGGCACTCATTCGAGGTATGGCAACCGAATCAACCCGAATCGTTACCTTGACGGTAACGGAAGGCGGTTATTACGTCGATCCGTCGACAGGAGACTTTGATTTATCCCATCCTGATATCCAGCACGATATTGTCAATGCGAATCATCCCACCACGGCATTCGGTGCGATTGTCGCGGCGTTGAAAAGACGGCGTGACCGTGGCTTTGGGCCTTTTACCTGTCAAAGTTGTGACAATCTTCAAGGCAATGGCAAGATTCTGCGTAGAAACGTAGTTACGCTTGCACGGGAAACAGATTTGGAGTTGGCTGACTGGATCGAGATCAACTGCACCTTTCCGTGTTCGATGGTTGATTGCATCGTACCTGCGACCGGTCCGGCTGAACTTGCATTGAGTCAGAAGTTTGGTATCTGCGACTTGGTGCCCGTGACCCACGAGAATTTCCGTCAGTGGGTCGTCGAAGACGAGTTTTGCGCCGGGCGGCCGGATTGGAATGAGGTCGGCGTAACTTTTACAGACAGTGTTCAGGATTACGAGGCGATGAAGATTCGAATGCTCAACGCAGGCCACCAAATCGTGGCCAATCCAGGCGAGCTATTGTCCATCGATACCATCGCTGAGTGCATGACACATCCTTTGATATTCGCCATGTTCCAAAAAGTGCAGCGAGAGGAAGTCATACCACACGTCAAACCGGTTCCTGACGTGACGCCTGAACAATACCTGCAGCTGATCGTGCAACGCCTGTCCAATTCAGCACTTGGTGATACTACCAGACGGGTATGCTTCAACGGGTCATCCCTGCATGCAGGTTTCATTCTGCCTACCGTCCGAAAGGGGCTATATTCCGGCACTCCGACAAATGGGTTGGCATTGGTTGAGGCCATGTGGGCACGAATGTGTGAGGGCACTCGAGAGGATGGGTCCACAATTGAACCGAATGATCCGTTGTCAAGTGAACTTCAAGGAGTTGCACAGATGGCCAGGGAACACCCGAAGGCCTGGTTGGAACAACGCGGAATCTACGGCGACATTGCTGATGCGACTGAGTTCGTCAAGAACTTCGAAACCTGGCTGGATAGAATATGGGCGGTCGGATGCGAGTCAGTGTTGAAGGAATACACAGCCACTTGA
- a CDS encoding DNA methyltransferase, which yields MKFTDEIANFNQFGSFTQIERDDDVDYFINCYWTARQRQANRIHEVSYRACFKPQLPAFFINRLTQINDVVYDPFMGRGTTPIESALLGRIPYGNDVNPVSIAITEPRINPPDPFSIQKRLTEIPWDSFKDVENQDLLVFYHPDTLAKLEGLRKWLIQRATSGALDPADKWIRMVAINRLTGHSPGFFSVYTMPPNQAVSIKSQHRINERRNQIPPVRDVPLLIWKKSKRLLSQPVVRAANYLLLNERSDHTAQIPDDSVDLVVTSPPFLDIVDYEADNWLRCWFLCIDPHSVDITMVKSIHTWRQFTHRTLLELSRIVKPGGHAAYEVGEVRSAKVHLETEVIAAAEGTGLEVLGVLINQQEFTKTANCWGVDNNRRGTNTNRIVLMRNTR from the coding sequence ATGAAATTTACCGATGAGATAGCAAATTTCAATCAGTTTGGTTCATTTACCCAAATTGAACGGGACGATGATGTGGATTACTTCATCAATTGCTATTGGACTGCACGACAAAGGCAAGCCAACCGTATACACGAAGTCAGCTATCGGGCTTGCTTCAAGCCGCAACTTCCCGCCTTTTTTATCAATAGGCTCACGCAGATAAATGATGTTGTCTACGACCCATTCATGGGACGCGGCACAACACCGATCGAATCCGCTTTGCTCGGTCGCATACCCTACGGAAACGATGTCAATCCAGTCAGTATTGCGATTACTGAACCGCGCATCAATCCACCGGATCCATTTTCGATCCAAAAACGTTTGACGGAAATTCCCTGGGACAGTTTCAAGGATGTCGAAAATCAAGATCTGCTCGTGTTCTATCACCCGGATACGCTGGCAAAGCTGGAAGGATTGAGGAAGTGGCTCATTCAACGAGCAACAAGCGGGGCGCTCGACCCTGCTGACAAATGGATTCGAATGGTGGCAATCAATCGACTGACCGGCCATTCGCCAGGATTCTTCTCGGTCTACACAATGCCACCCAATCAAGCAGTGTCCATCAAAAGTCAACACCGGATCAACGAACGCAGAAATCAGATACCGCCAGTGCGTGACGTTCCCCTTCTGATCTGGAAAAAGTCCAAACGGCTGCTGTCACAACCCGTTGTGCGGGCGGCAAACTATCTTCTTCTGAATGAGCGTTCGGATCACACCGCACAAATTCCAGATGACAGCGTTGATCTGGTAGTCACATCACCACCGTTTCTCGATATAGTCGACTACGAGGCTGATAACTGGTTGCGTTGCTGGTTTCTATGCATTGACCCCCATTCGGTGGACATCACGATGGTCAAGTCGATCCACACTTGGCGACAGTTCACCCATCGGACATTGCTTGAGCTGTCACGAATCGTCAAACCGGGAGGTCATGCCGCATATGAGGTCGGAGAAGTCAGAAGTGCGAAAGTCCATCTTGAAACCGAAGTGATCGCTGCAGCTGAGGGTACCGGATTGGAGGTTCTCGGTGTGCTGATCAATCAGCAGGAATTCACCAAAACCGCGAACTGCTGGGGTGTTGACAATAACCGCAGGGGTACGAATACCAACCGCATCGTACTGATGCGCAACACAAGGTAG
- a CDS encoding ABC transporter substrate-binding protein encodes MQKYICNALVACFAVVLSYVPIASAEVESTDPIKITWHDWTGQFITATMVGEILKSMGYSVEYVPADYIAQFVGLESGDLHVAVEIWETTGKDALEASLATGKTVDLGETGMDAIEEWWYPLYMKEKCPGLPDWTALNGCAEAFSTPETHPRGRYLGGPVTWSGYDDERAESLGLDYDVVHAGTDAALFAEIESAYQRGAPILAWVYAPHWAPAKYEGEWVEFPRYTDECYNDPSWGGNPDMAYDCGKPRGWIKAVGWAGGEQKWPKAYQAIRNFTIDNDLMSSLIIKVDLEGMSVEDVVADWLANNESVWKAWTM; translated from the coding sequence ATGCAAAAGTACATTTGTAATGCTTTAGTAGCTTGTTTTGCTGTGGTCTTATCCTATGTTCCAATCGCTTCGGCCGAGGTCGAATCGACAGACCCGATAAAGATTACCTGGCACGACTGGACCGGGCAGTTTATCACCGCTACGATGGTCGGTGAGATTCTCAAATCAATGGGATACAGCGTAGAGTATGTACCCGCCGATTACATCGCACAGTTCGTCGGACTTGAATCCGGCGATCTTCATGTCGCGGTGGAGATCTGGGAGACCACGGGAAAGGATGCCCTTGAAGCTTCACTTGCAACCGGCAAGACCGTTGATCTTGGCGAGACAGGCATGGATGCGATTGAAGAATGGTGGTATCCCTTGTATATGAAGGAAAAGTGCCCTGGATTGCCTGACTGGACAGCCTTGAATGGTTGTGCCGAGGCATTCTCGACACCTGAAACCCATCCCCGCGGTCGATATCTTGGCGGGCCCGTGACTTGGAGCGGCTATGACGACGAGCGGGCTGAGTCACTTGGACTGGATTACGACGTAGTCCATGCCGGCACAGATGCAGCTCTGTTTGCAGAGATTGAATCGGCTTACCAGCGAGGAGCGCCGATCTTGGCCTGGGTCTATGCCCCACACTGGGCACCGGCAAAATACGAAGGTGAGTGGGTTGAGTTTCCACGCTACACGGACGAATGCTACAACGACCCGTCATGGGGAGGCAATCCCGATATGGCATATGATTGCGGCAAACCCAGAGGATGGATCAAGGCGGTCGGCTGGGCTGGCGGCGAGCAAAAGTGGCCCAAAGCCTATCAGGCGATCCGAAATTTCACGATTGACAATGACCTGATGAGTTCCCTGATTATCAAGGTGGACCTTGAGGGAATGTCTGTCGAGGATGTTGTCGCTGATTGGTTGGCCAACAACGAGTCTGTGTGGAAAGCCTGGACAATGTAA
- a CDS encoding phosphotransferase family protein, whose translation MLNPEWNDERIEDYLKSLDCWQGDIIIEPLVGGLCNKSFVVTDGDVRSVARIGSDIPVHGIMQTSVQASMQAAADIGVSPKVHYTERSLVILDFLPGGSLRPEDMEGNPANCEKIVRVLKRLHEGSDHVHGALTYFWPFQVIRNYVEIGTRKNSRLTDQFSELVRVNNLLEGNIRSYLPVLTHNDAVPQNFMFDESSEVWLIDWDYGGYGHPMFDLVGVSCNADMSEGSERELFEMYYGTIDEDLDRQLVAFKLVLNLREYMWGMVQEVTSDLDSDNVAASMTDLYPDQEAGYEGYTNMNRDRFESNWKRYCHIFE comes from the coding sequence ATGCTGAACCCTGAATGGAACGATGAAAGAATCGAAGACTATCTCAAGTCCCTGGATTGCTGGCAAGGTGACATCATTATCGAGCCACTTGTCGGAGGCCTGTGCAACAAGAGTTTTGTGGTCACCGATGGCGACGTAAGGTCGGTCGCCAGAATCGGTTCTGACATACCTGTACACGGCATCATGCAGACTTCGGTTCAAGCTTCGATGCAGGCTGCGGCAGATATCGGAGTCAGCCCGAAAGTTCACTATACCGAAAGGTCACTCGTCATTCTGGATTTTCTGCCAGGTGGAAGCCTGCGACCGGAGGACATGGAGGGAAACCCTGCGAACTGCGAAAAAATCGTGCGTGTTTTGAAACGGCTGCATGAGGGGTCGGATCATGTACACGGTGCCCTCACCTATTTCTGGCCGTTTCAGGTCATCCGCAATTATGTGGAAATCGGCACTCGGAAGAATTCCCGGCTGACCGATCAGTTTTCCGAGTTGGTTCGGGTCAACAATCTTCTGGAAGGCAATATTCGAAGTTACCTGCCGGTTCTGACACATAACGATGCGGTTCCACAAAACTTCATGTTTGACGAATCCAGTGAGGTCTGGCTGATCGACTGGGATTACGGTGGCTATGGACATCCGATGTTCGATCTCGTCGGTGTCAGTTGTAATGCGGACATGAGCGAGGGTTCGGAGCGTGAGCTGTTCGAAATGTACTATGGCACGATCGATGAGGACTTGGACCGACAGCTTGTGGCATTCAAATTGGTACTGAATCTTCGCGAGTACATGTGGGGAATGGTTCAGGAAGTGACATCCGATCTCGACAGCGACAATGTTGCTGCATCCATGACCGATCTGTATCCGGACCAGGAAGCCGGTTATGAGGGATATACAAACATGAACAGGGATCGTTTTGAAAGCAATTGGAAACGGTACTGCCACATATTCGAATGA
- the uvrB gene encoding excinuclease ABC subunit UvrB codes for MLQQFELTSDYSPSGDQPAAIRELITGLESGTPFQTLLGATGSGKTFTMANVIAQTGKPALVLAHNKTLAAQLYSELRDFFPNNAVEYFVSYYDYYQPEAYVPSSDTYIEKDASINEHIDQMRLSATNALLMRRDTIIVATVSAIFGLGNPNEYNKMILHLRKGAQIDQRKILRTLAELQYTRNDAALKRGTFRVRGDVIDIYPADSDRAVVRVELFGDEIDRLHLFDPLTGEVINDQIIRFTVFPKSHYVTAQSTIDKAVIRIKKELENRLQHLHRENMLVEAQRLAQRTTYDLEMLEQLGYCNGIENYSLHLSNRATGDPPDTLIDYLPKDALIFIDESHVTIPQLRAMYRGDRSRKTTLVNFGFRLPSALDNRPLMFEEFENKVNVVICMSATPGPYERQMNPVFVDQVVRPTGLVDPVVEVREVRTQVDDLMSEINRRVALDERTLVTTLTKRMAEDLTDYLGEQNIRVRYLHSDIDTVERVEIIRDLRAGVFDVLVGINLLREGLDLPEVSLVAVLDADKQGFLRSTSSLIQTIGRAARHLSGTAILYADYVTDSMQAAIDETDRRRTKQRQHNEVNGIVPEGVAKEVKDIIEGVHGRRRNKRRKGDRDSAIDTAASVSEVDLQDPKQVAQELRRLEKQMDDFASKLEFENAALVQDQINELREVAFLDG; via the coding sequence ATCTTGCAGCAGTTTGAGTTGACTTCGGACTACAGCCCGTCGGGCGACCAGCCTGCCGCGATCAGGGAGCTGATCACAGGCCTAGAGTCTGGAACGCCTTTTCAGACGCTATTGGGCGCGACCGGCAGCGGCAAGACATTCACCATGGCCAATGTGATTGCCCAAACGGGCAAGCCAGCGCTGGTACTGGCTCACAACAAGACATTGGCCGCACAGCTTTACTCGGAGTTGCGGGACTTTTTCCCGAACAATGCCGTTGAGTATTTTGTTTCCTACTACGACTACTACCAGCCAGAGGCCTATGTTCCGAGTTCCGATACCTATATCGAGAAAGACGCCTCGATCAACGAGCACATTGACCAAATGCGTCTTTCTGCCACCAATGCGTTGCTTATGCGCCGTGATACGATCATCGTAGCGACAGTATCGGCGATCTTCGGTCTGGGTAATCCGAATGAATACAACAAGATGATTCTTCATCTGCGAAAGGGTGCCCAGATCGATCAGAGAAAAATCCTAAGGACATTGGCGGAGCTTCAATACACCCGTAACGATGCCGCACTGAAAAGAGGCACTTTCAGGGTCAGGGGTGATGTCATTGACATCTATCCCGCAGACTCTGACCGAGCGGTTGTCCGCGTCGAGCTGTTCGGTGACGAAATCGATCGACTCCACCTGTTTGATCCACTGACGGGTGAAGTGATCAACGATCAGATCATACGATTTACGGTATTTCCGAAGTCCCATTACGTGACCGCCCAGAGCACCATTGACAAAGCGGTGATACGAATCAAGAAAGAACTTGAAAACCGGCTTCAGCATCTTCACAGGGAAAACATGCTGGTCGAGGCTCAACGACTGGCACAGCGGACAACCTATGACCTGGAAATGCTGGAACAGTTGGGATACTGCAATGGTATCGAAAACTACTCACTGCACCTTTCCAACAGGGCGACCGGCGACCCGCCTGATACCCTGATTGATTATCTGCCCAAGGACGCGCTGATTTTCATTGACGAGAGTCACGTGACCATTCCGCAGTTGAGGGCCATGTATCGAGGTGATCGCTCGCGAAAGACTACGCTGGTTAACTTTGGATTTCGGCTGCCGTCGGCACTGGACAACCGTCCACTGATGTTCGAGGAGTTCGAAAACAAGGTGAATGTGGTGATCTGCATGTCCGCGACACCCGGACCCTACGAAAGACAGATGAATCCGGTTTTTGTCGATCAGGTTGTTCGACCGACTGGCTTGGTTGATCCTGTTGTTGAAGTTCGCGAGGTAAGAACCCAGGTTGATGATTTGATGTCGGAAATCAACAGACGGGTCGCGTTGGACGAGCGTACGCTGGTTACCACCCTGACCAAGCGAATGGCAGAGGATCTGACTGATTATCTGGGCGAACAGAACATAAGGGTTCGCTACCTTCATTCGGACATTGACACGGTTGAGCGTGTGGAAATCATCCGCGATCTTCGAGCTGGAGTTTTTGATGTATTGGTCGGAATCAACCTCCTGAGGGAAGGTCTTGACTTGCCGGAGGTATCTCTGGTTGCGGTACTGGATGCTGACAAGCAAGGGTTTCTGAGGTCGACTTCCTCATTGATCCAGACTATCGGCCGTGCTGCGCGCCATCTCAGCGGCACCGCAATTCTGTATGCCGACTACGTGACTGACTCGATGCAGGCAGCCATCGACGAAACCGACAGAAGACGGACAAAGCAGCGGCAGCATAATGAAGTCAACGGTATCGTTCCCGAAGGGGTGGCAAAAGAAGTCAAAGACATCATTGAGGGAGTGCACGGCCGCCGAAGAAACAAACGCCGTAAAGGCGACCGGGATTCGGCGATTGACACGGCAGCATCTGTCAGTGAAGTCGACCTTCAGGATCCCAAGCAAGTTGCGCAAGAGCTTCGCCGACTCGAAAAGCAGATGGATGACTTTGCGTCAAAGCTTGAATTTGAGAACGCGGCACTGGTCCAGGATCAGATCAACGAACTCAGGGAAGTCGCATTTCTGGACGGATAG